GCAAGTTTCTATTAGCAATTTGTTTCAACTCTTCTTTAAGTTGCTCCGTAACTTTTCCTTTAAAGCTCATTATTATTTTAATTATATCATCACCATCTTTTAAGCTAATTTTCTTCTCTGCAATAAATCGTTGTTTATCTATTCTTAAATGAAGTTTACTTCCTTCCATTCTTTCATCTAATGTCGATAACAAAAGTATTAAATCAGCATAATCAAAAGAGTTAAATATCTTATTTGCAACCTCAGTGGCATTTTTTCCACTCAGTTTATATTCTATGATTTCAATAGAATTACCATAATGGCCTTCGGCTTTCGTTTCTATTAACTCTGAGGATTTTAAAATACTTCCAAAAAAATCTCCCAAAGCCACTAAAATTTTATCTTTATTTTCAGTCTCATGACAAAAAATTATAATAGATAAGTTTGAGAGTTTCATTTCCCAGGTAATTTATCGTAGTTTTGAAGCCTATAATACTTAGTTGCTTCATGTCTCTTCTTTTGTTCTCTTTCTTTTTCTTTTTTCTTCCACTTATGCTTTACAGTACCCTTAAGTCCTCTACTCTTTAATAAACCTCTAGCTTTCTTTCCAGCACTAGTTAGACCTCTAAATACTCTCTTTCTATTAGCAGGATCTTGTAACCACTTTAAGTTTGGATCCGACTTTATTACGGGGTGATTTGGATCAACCATAATAATCTCATAATATTTATACATTCCATCCTCGCCAACGTAATAACTACCTAAGACTTCTAAATTAGGGAACTTTCTTGCAGCTTTCTCCTCTGCTATCCATCTATATCCTTTAGCTGGAGAATAACCATAAACTCCCATTCTTTTTGGCCTTCTCCCACTGTTTGGTCTAGGCTTATTTAGTCCTCC
The sequence above is drawn from the Sulfurisphaera tokodaii str. 7 genome and encodes:
- a CDS encoding 50S ribosomal protein L15e, which produces MTSSMYNYIEQTWQSDEWKKVLRQRLIEWRKSPAVERIDKPTRLNRARAIGYKAKQGFVVVRVRVRRGGLNKPRPNSGRRPKRMGVYGYSPAKGYRWIAEEKAARKFPNLEVLGSYYVGEDGMYKYYEIIMVDPNHPVIKSDPNLKWLQDPANRKRVFRGLTSAGKKARGLLKSRGLKGTVKHKWKKKEKEREQKKRHEATKYYRLQNYDKLPGK
- a CDS encoding RNA-binding domain-containing protein, with amino-acid sequence MKLSNLSIIIFCHETENKDKILVALGDFFGSILKSSELIETKAEGHYGNSIEIIEYKLSGKNATEVANKIFNSFDYADLILLLSTLDERMEGSKLHLRIDKQRFIAEKKISLKDGDDIIKIIMSFKGKVTEQLKEELKQIANRNLHT